A window of Longimicrobium sp. contains these coding sequences:
- a CDS encoding FkbM family methyltransferase → MNFTRIPYRSVGGRLLRLPLKLLPSRAVVPILQGPLRGMRWTVGSGDHGCWLGRYEQHKQVLVREIVRPGSVVYDLGAHVGFFTLLFSRLAGPGGRVVAFEPAPRNLRYLRDHLRQNRIGNVTVVEAAVSNSAGEIHFDPEPANPKGFQGHVAEEGALTVRSVRLDDLVRQGTIPPPDYIKIDVEGAEAEVLRGAAELLRESRPTLFLATHGREVQAECLDLLRGHGYRVEHVADDPNELLATPGARRPPGPPPRMAPAAILPR, encoded by the coding sequence GTGAACTTTACCAGGATCCCCTACCGGAGCGTCGGCGGGCGGCTGCTCCGGCTTCCGTTGAAGCTCCTCCCCTCGCGGGCGGTCGTCCCGATCCTGCAGGGACCCCTGCGCGGGATGCGGTGGACGGTGGGCTCGGGCGACCACGGCTGCTGGCTCGGCCGCTACGAGCAGCACAAGCAGGTGCTCGTGCGCGAGATCGTGCGCCCCGGCTCCGTGGTCTACGACCTGGGGGCGCACGTCGGCTTCTTCACCCTGCTCTTCTCCCGGCTCGCCGGGCCGGGGGGGAGGGTGGTGGCCTTCGAGCCCGCGCCGCGGAACCTGCGCTACCTGCGCGACCACCTCCGCCAGAACCGGATCGGCAACGTCACCGTGGTCGAGGCCGCCGTCTCGAACTCGGCGGGGGAGATCCACTTCGACCCGGAGCCCGCCAACCCCAAGGGGTTCCAGGGGCACGTGGCGGAGGAGGGGGCGCTCACCGTCCGGTCGGTGCGCCTGGACGACCTGGTGCGGCAGGGGACGATCCCTCCGCCGGACTACATCAAGATCGACGTGGAGGGCGCCGAGGCCGAGGTGCTGCGGGGCGCCGCGGAGCTCCTGCGCGAGTCGCGTCCCACGCTCTTCCTGGCCACCCACGGCAGGGAGGTCCAGGCCGAGTGCCTGGACCTCCTGCGCGGGCACGGCTACCGCGTGGAGCACGTGGCCGACGACCCCAACGAGCTGCTTGCCACGCCCGGGGCGCGGCGCCCGCCCGGCCCCCCGCCCCGGATGGCCCCGGCCGCGATCCTTCCGCGGTGA